The following DNA comes from Solea senegalensis isolate Sse05_10M linkage group LG10, IFAPA_SoseM_1, whole genome shotgun sequence.
TGTACATAATATACCTTGACTTGAGAAAATCATAAAAGTTGggggatttttattttcatttcacaacTAACTACATTTTGCACGTTCAAAGTGTGACCATCAGTGCGTGGCATTGCTGCAAGATGAGAGTaattggtttatttttaattttatttacaatCTCATAAAACAGCATTCTGTGATGTTACTGCAAGCTTCTGCTTTCTCGCACAACAAGAGCAGGATAAGACATATGGTGCGGTTTAAGTGTCGGGGTGTGAGATCCACTCACCCAAAACTGTTCACACTCAACACCATAGCAACACgtcatgtttgaaaatgagaTGAGTGGTTGTCAAGAAAATCACGGACAGAAAGACAGTTGCTTGGATGTGCTGTGCACAGGGTTGTTAACCTGAGTGTGTGCTCGTTAACCTCaggtgtatgtgtttgtttgtgtgcgcagTCCTGTGCTTGCATAAATCCTTGTCGAGAATTATTTTCTTCTGTAAACAAAGCCTGTGATAAGCTGTTAATTAGCAGGACAAATAAGCTGCAGCCCAGATAGACATCTGAATACCTGGTGGGACGATAATGGAGATTTTAGGCTCAACCAGTGTCTCAGTATTGGTCGGTCTGTACTCTGGGTGTCAGAACCCTTTCACACTGTCTGTTGTTCTCTGTGATGGTGATATCTTCACTAGAATCTTGTGTGTTCAACACAAATCACAGaacaatgtgaacatttcctgtcGGGATTGCCCTGACCCAAAAGACAAAATGATACTTAACTTGGCACATCTATTTTCAGGGACAGATGcggcaaataacaaaaaacattcatcagGTCTGAGGGCACTCTCAGCACCAAAGCTTTGTAACAAGACATTTGATGAAAGTTGGACAGTGTGCAGGATCTTTGTGATTGGTGCTTTGATTACCACAACCAcaatgattttgattttgatttttacGATCAAATATTCTTcagaatgtgttttgtttttctttttattttactccttttttttttattttgctcctcCATTTAATTCATGGTCTTGAGAAAATGTGCGCAAATAGATGAAGGTCCAGAGAAAACAGATAAAACTAATGTTTACTAATGTTGCAAAAACGATTCCTTTTCTTATCAAAATGtgttaatgacacaaaaacatgttactgatgtttaaaaataaatatatttcctTGGCCAAAAAGTTTTACAAAATGTGCTAATGTTACAAAAAGCTGATTGGCCGGCTACGGGTGGGCAAGCTATATCGTCTGAGATAATGTTGTAATTGATGATTTAAATAACTGCAAAACTGACATTATCAAGTATGTTCATgactttgcaaaaaaacaacctataaAACATGCACTAAATCACCACACATTTGCAGAATGTGTGCAGCAGAAGCCGTCCTTGCTACAGCAGTGAGCAGGATTCACACTAGTGGGGCctacatgatcacatgaccgCTCGCTAGTATCCTCCCTGCCACACAGGTTAGTCGCGCGTGGTTAACATGGAGACACCAACCCAATAATTACGTTTTGGAATTGTTGGATCGTGTACAGTAATGAACAAAAGAAAGCTTCTGAACaagattttaaagtttttttcctttgcacCACGAGACCGTGTGACTGAGAGCTCCAGGGTTAAAATGTCCCAACAGGAGGTGCCACCGATAGTCTAATGATGATTCTAGCTTCATTGAGCGTCTAAGTCTAGGATTAAAGTAAGTTCTATGTACAATTTTTAAGTGTATGGTTTGGTGAATTTTTGAGGCTTGAATAATATTATTCCACACTGTATCCCATGCTACTGCTGAAGTGATAAAGCCATAATAGTTCTACCAAGACATTTGAATTCCAATTGGTTTGTTAGAGGCCTGCAATATTAGGAATTAATACATCGCTGATACAGTTCCTTTTGGTATTGGTGGTACTGCACAGTTGCTTTGTCAGTTCATGTGTAGAGAGCTCAGAGTTCCACGGGACCTTGTAAATCTTCACGTCATCACAGATTAAATCTTGGAATGTACGGAGACCATTCGTATCGAATAGCTGTCCCAATAAATGGACAAATGGAGAGCTGTTTTACTTAACTTACTTTCGGTAAGCAAGTTATAACTCAGACAGTTAAAGTcccattttaaatgatattgaccaattatcattatcatcattatgcATGCCTTTTTGGCACTTGAAAATAAAGCCAGACAGTATTTTTAAGTCGTTAGTGTAACATTTTAACAATTTTCCCTAGAACATTGCCCCAGCCCTTGCGTTGAGTCTTCCTGTCGAGCAGTAGTAGTCTGCACTGCATCATTCTGCTCATTTCCACATTCGCTGGCAGTGTCACCTCACAGCCCCGGTGTCAGTTCAGGAACAAATACAGACCCAGTTTATCTCGGCACTGTCACTTCTCCTATCATCAGAGAAGGAGAATTGACTGACAGAGTGGAGGTTTACAACATGTTGGCTATCTTTCACTTTCAACCCTAACACCACCtctgaaatacacacacgcagacgCACACCTCCTGACAGACTGTGGTAATAACAAGGTAGCTGCTCTATCAGACTGGGACCACACTTACTGGGAATCAGCAGCGATGGAATCATTTAATGGGTTGAGTATTTCGGAGGGCGTTTTATTCACTCCTGGCTGAGGTGACAttgactgatttatttattttttctccacCCTGGAGAaaggtgatgatggtggtggtgctgaTGTGAGATGTGAATGCTGATGCAGAGTGGTGGAGGTGATGGGCCACATTGTTTCTATTTCTGTCCTCTGTGGCAAGTAAGCAGTGCAAGCAGTGTGATTCATGGTTTGATTATCTTAACCCACAGAGTGGATTTTCTCCTATTAGTCACCTGAAGGCAACTTGGACAAAtgcttttggaaaaaaaaagagaacattttaTTGGGCTTTTATTgacacccaccaccaccaccaccactaccccGTTCCCACTATCCCTGGCCTCATTAGAGACCGGCATTACAGAGAACTCAGTCCTCCGTGTTAATGTATCCTCGCTTTTACTATGTTCTTtgtcctttcagctcaataggTTATGATGTACCTTTAATACCAATGTTTTATGCGGTGTTCAACCTTAATGTGAGCCCATATCTTTGTTATGGTTGACTGACATGTCCCTCAGGGCTTCCCCTACATCTCAGTGTAATGTTTTAGAAATGTAAGGatattctcctctctctctatatatatgcTTAGTTGGATCATATTTCAGAAGTGTCTGAAAATATACCGTTCCCTCTGCCGCTTTGTCATAAAGTCGAGGTCGTGGAAACCTGACTTTTCTCATAATGTGCGTAATGTAGAAAGTAATATCTTGAGCTATTACATGACACAAAGTCAATATGGCTACTGTGCTTTTCTTCCTGCAGTATGAACCTGACCTGGAGGGACATGCAACACCTGGTCGTGAGAACGTCCCAGCCCGGATACCTCAGCGCCGGAGACTGGAAGACAAATGGAGTTGGACGCAGAGGTAGTGACAGTATTATACTCTCTGCTGTATGCTGTTATATTTGTGTCCCGAGCCGGAGCAGTTGATGAAGCGGagtgaataaataatgtattattttcatggtttATTTAATAGGGATTGATACGGTGTCCTTAAAACAGCTGTATGATGCAAGTATTTTAGTGTGTATAGCAGATGCTCATTTGCAACACCCATCCTTGAAGGGGCTTTATAAAAAGTGTTAAACAGACAGATATAGGAAGCTCAAAGCAACACAGACTAATGCTTCCGTTTcagcaaaaaaatatttaatgtttccAGTAAGTGTATTCAGCAAATCTGATCAAATAAACTGTCTGGTGTGTTGTTAAACCCAAATCATTAGTTTTTTCGCTTGCACAGTGCACTCTCAATCACAGCATGTCACACATTTCAGCCAGTTGGTCATTAGCATGTAGAAGTGCACTCACCAGCCAGATAGGCCTTGTTCAGACTGCCAGAATAAAATATCagatcttatttttttattcttgttttttctgCATATTTTATGGTGATTGGTTTTTAAAGGTTTGGACAGCTAATGTGTTGGTTAGTCCgtttaaaataagatttgaatCAGATTTCTGCAAATGCTGTCTCAGTCTGAATGTTCTGGCTTAGCAGAGCAGCTTTTAAATTTCTCTAAAAAATTATTTTGCATCGTTCTTATCATAACACACAACAGCGACGCCAAaaccagtgacacaaacctggGGACACCTATGTCATTACAAAATAAACCCTGCATATAGGTTGGTTATGTCTGGACGCTACAGTCTGAACACAACCATATAAGAACAGAGGAGTCAAAATGCAACCACATTAGTTTGTTCCTGGTTTCACCACCATCTACTAATCTGCCGTTAATCCCTCCTTTCCTTCACAGTGAGTCACTCGTATGGTTATGGGCTGCTGGATGCCAGCGCTATGGTGGCTATGGCACAGAACTGGACAACGGTGGGGCCACAGCATCAGTGTGTTCACACCATGCTGGAAGAGCCGAGGTTAGAAGTGtgagcaggagctgctgttgttgttgttgtgcgtAAACTGCAGTGAGTTTAAGCCCCTGTCCAGACCTGGATTTAACGTCCGTCCTCAatgatctgatcacaagtgCAAAAGTGTGTTACATACAGTCTTCTGTGAACTTGGTTTACCATGCTTACCCTAACGGCTGTCGTACAGGGCTACAACATCCCTATTCACAACAAACCATGTCTCCTGTCTCCTGAAATCTGTGTCCACTGTATGTAACATACTGACTATGCAAGATGACCTCGTACCTCACACCCTTCCTTCAAAAAAACTATCCCTTCAGGTACAGGTCTGAATGGACACCACATGTTGTGATTTCATCCTCAGATccaatcacaaaaaacacattcaaaggtTGTTTTAGGGACACGTGTCTATATCTTAAAGACGTCCTCTCACCTacttttacagtatttttacatttctcagCTTCCACATGTTGCTTTATCTGACTCCActgctataataataataaaacatgatgaatacatgatgttttcttgttacatgttacagcagcatgagTAGACACTGATCACAAGTTAGTAATCTACTAATCACTCACACCAACAGAGTGACTTGTTACTTTGTAGCTTTTATCTTCTtccttaacttaacttattcCTTTCACTTTTCCTACTTTTGCTTTTTAGTGCATTTTCCCTCGTACATTTCCCCAcggtgggactaataaaggattatcttatctttgtGTAAAGATAagataacatttaacatttgtgttCATCACCATCAGCTTACCATCAGCTTTCTCaagatggatgttaataccaggtttgAACAGGGACTAAAATCTCTTTATGAGCACTTGCTCTTCTTTCACCCCGCTTAGCCTGACAGATGTCACCTCCATCACTTCCGTGTTGTAGCACAgcgctgttgtgttgtgtgcgtcctttttttttttccgcagCCACACTTTAACTACTCTCCCCTCCACTTGTCAAACCCTGCAGAGACATCGGAAACAAGCTGGTGTTCAGCAAGAGCGTGGATGCCTGCTGGGGACGGCCCGACTATGTCAGCTCTCTGGAACACGTCCAGGCTCGCCTCACTCTCTCCCACAACCAGAGAGGAAAATTGGCCATTCATCTCATCAGCCCACTGGGCACACGCTCCACCCTGCTGTTCCCCAggtacacagtaaaacacaccaCTAGACACACACTAACAGCCGAACCCTCATATAaatctcactctgtctctctctctctcgctcactcacacacactctggtgcTGATCGcctcttcctttcctttcctcctccctttgtGAGACTCAATTTCACTTGtgcacaaacactccctcaagTACACTccctgggagaaaaaaaagcactgcatttgtacatatacagaatacagtatatcaaacaaacaacaagcctgcctcctctttattttttattattcaggCCCAATGACTTTTCCTCCGAGGGATTCAACAACTGGGCTTTCATGACCACGCACTCGTGGGACGAGGATCCTCAGGGTGAATGGACGCTGGAAATTGAAAACGTTGCGGCTAATGGACGCGACTATGGTAACGGCACTCAACCATGATTACGTGCTTAGCATTGTCACTGTCTTGCAtattcttttttatgttttgcttcTCTAAAAAAGCCTTTCATCCCTTTTTTCCGTCCTGTAGTGGCTGCAAGACAGGCCCTCAGAAATACatctagattaaaatgtaaTAGCTGCCGGGCAGAGATGGAATCCTCTGTAACCTTGGCAACCTTTTGATTGTGAAAACTTGAGTTTTCGCCTCTTTTTGTCTACATTGTCTTCCATTAAGCAAATTATAGCATATTGTCACATAGAGTTCTTATTAATCCTTGATGTTTCCGTTGGTTTTGTTCACACAGAGCAGTGAAATGGGATCCCACCCACCCATATGTCCTCATCCCAGCTCTCTGTGAAGAGCTTAATTGATATTTTCTTCCACCTCGTCACACGCCCtcctctctccgtctccttGTCCTTCAGGTGTGTTGAAGCAGCTCACCCTCACCCTGTGGGGCAGTGGACCCAGCGTCGTCAACCCCTCGTCGTCCGATTTCCCCCGGCCGTCCAACAACAGCTGCAAGACCTTTGACGCCCAGCAGATCTGTATTGGTGAGATCGTCCACGCATCCACCGACACATTAACTTTAAATGGGAGCCACTGAAGCAGAATGAGCTCATTTGTATTGGCGCTGACGCACAGTTGTCACAAAACAGTCTCTGGACTCATGCTGCGTTCCTTATTCTAACTTGAGGAAGAGAGTGGTAGTGAATACAGATTGCCCACTTCCACGCCACGCATGCATGTGCACGATGAATATGCACACGACcatatgcgtgtgtgtgggaagcGTGGAGGAGCAGCGGGGGAGATTAAACCTGTGTTAGTGCAGGAGGTGCTACGCTGTGAGCAAATGCTGAGGTGGAagatgaaacatgtttgtttttttttcatgttttcttagTGGCAACACTTTCATTTATTACTTAATTCCAATAATCCAAGGATTAATAAACAGAAAATGGCAACATATTCATTCTGCTGTGACATTCATGTGGCCTTCGTGTACAAAAAGATGTGGtttaaaatgacaggaaaataaACTTACTTCAAAACTAGATTTTTATTCATGTGGTTTGCATCTGAGTGGAGCTCAGTTTTTCCATCTTATATAATATTGTAGTTgttcatgaaatgaaaatgtgcacatttttatctgacATGTCAAAACTTGATTACATTTACAAATAGTTAGTGGCAGAAtgagtccagtgtgtaacattaagaaGAAATTGAATATGCTGCCCATAATGTTTACATACAACTGTATAGGTGTACGTTAGGCAAGGGTCAGCTGACAGATTCcctcagcatgtttttttttacgttagAAAACAGAAGCGCaccattcaaacaaaacaagaacagcTCATCGTCTTATCGTGACTATGGCCTGAAGTTTTCCAGACTAAATGAATAATAGTCTCCATGGGAACAACTTGAAAACCTTTCTTTTGACAACCACATCGTCtctggtgtgtgaaggccaccatgGTTCTCTGAGATGCTCggggaagggaagggtgagtgGATGAGTCCTCCGTTGcaatctgcagcctcaccattgtgacacttttccattacacagtttGAGCCCGACTCAGCTCAACTCAactctgctgtttattttttgcttttccattagctagatagtacctggtactttttagTACCTAGTACctgaaatattatttttaaaaagacaccACTTTGAGCTGTacaagtaaatataaatacataatatcCCCTTGTGATTATGTTCTTAAGATGGTTAAAGtatttttgataaaaacaaagatcaaagtgaattttttttttttttttatttctttttttaaatctgttagATCAGTTAAATCAGTTATGGAGTCATGTGAAAGGGTTTGTGTTTACAATCCACGATCACTAAATCTGGGCCTTTGGGCCGGCAGAGTGCGCCGCTGTGTTGTGTGatgatgtttcatgttttacagactTGATTTTAAGGTCCTTTGAGGGACAGGCGTCGGAAATTAGCAGGAGCTGCAAATGATGTGATACGTTCATTTGATAAATGACTGTGcaagtgtcagtgtcagtgtataTGTCCCTGTTAAAGAAGCactaaaataatattacattcaTTGAGGcaactgtatgaatgtgtgagtggccATCAAGACTGGAGAAGTGCTATACATACAGACCAATAAccattgttcttttgtttgtaaGATTTcatggtttctctctctctcttcatccagAGTGCAGCCCAGGCTTCTCCCTCTTCCTGCAGGGTTGTATAAAGTTGTGTCCACCAGGCTTCACCTCAGGGCCGCAGCTCCTCAACCTGTCCCTGGAGAACTGGGTGGACCTGTCCTCAATCCAAGCCTGTCTGCCCTGCAACCCTGCCTGCCTCACCTGCTCCGGCACCGGACCTACTGACTGCTTGTCCTGCCCGCCTCACAGCCACCTGGTCCTCACCTCCTGCCTGCACCAGAGCCAAGTCCAGCGTAAATCCCCTCTGGCAGGGGGGCAGCAGGGCGGCGCGTcccagagagagcaggagatcCCAGCGGCGGCCGACGATAACAGCCAAGAGGGCGAGGAACCGCCCGGGCTCAGTGTAGCTCCATCCAATCAGCTGCCTGCTGTGGTGGCCGTGCTCAGCTGTGCCTTCATCCTGGCTGCTTTTATCGGGGTTTTCCTTTTACTGCAAATGCGCTCCGGTGGCACTTTTTTAGGCTGGAGGACCAAACTGCCCTCTGTGTTCTCAGAGACCAGAGGAGTGAGGGTGGGTTTTGGCTTTGGCTTCGGCCAGGGACAGGAGAGGAAGACGCGGATCTGCTACAAAGGGATCCCCACTGTGTGGGGGGACGAGGACATGATCGCCTACGAGTCTGAATCAGACAGCGAGGAGGTGGACGGTCACAGCGAGAGGACAGCTTTCATCAAGACGCACAGCTCATTGTAGCTGAGGCTGCGTCTCCCTGCTGACACGGCAGCGTCCAAACACACTGACGACttgtcattcatgtttttattcatgtttctaAGGTGGTCTTATGTGATTAGTATTTTCACTCCAGATAAATGAGAGATTTGTTCCTGATTGAATGTGTTACTGACTCAATTCTCTGGGTTGTAATTTAATTCATTGAATTACTTCATTAAAGTGATGCATTTCTGCCACTGTAAACTGGAGACTTGCAAAATATGAATGGTTAAAAGTAGAAAAGTGTGAGATAGCCTGACATACTCCTGGGATATACTGAGATAATAATTTAGGATGATCCCACATAGAGGGACAGAACTCTTACATTTTCTCTAATGCAATTAAAAGCACCCTTCGTCAGATTCCCTGCACTGCCTGGTTCAAAATAAATAACGTGAAATTTATTGTAGCCACAATAACCCTGACGGCATCCCTCTGTGACGAGAACGCTGAGGTGAAACAAGCACAGCTGAACCGTAAAATGGACAGACTGCTCCTTTTTGACCAGGCCTTTATTAAGTAAGCATCTGATTTGTCCTCAGCGCGAACACTGGGTCATGACTGGTCTGTGTATCATCCTCCTGTCGGAGCCAGCAGTCGTCAACTCCACTCTGTCTCCGTTCATTAATAGCGAGAAAAGGTAAAGTCGAGGATTTATGCAGCTCGCTGGGACAATGCAATAAAACCTCCTGCAGGAAACTGTGGCGGATGCACTGTTTTCAATCAAGCGGCGGTGGGAACTGCCACTGAAGCGCAGACATATCAGATTATTAAATCTTACTGAGTTATAGCAgaataaaactgttttaaatttaaatttcaaagaggaaaaaaaaaaaatgttctgacctttccaacatttttttcccccttgctGTTGAGATGAAACAAAAGCAGTTTCTCCTCATTGTCCCAGTGGAGTGGCTATTGATTTTgaaaccagaacattttcaTCAGGCTCAGGTTTGTGAGCTGCGGCGTAACATCCAAGAACAAAGACATGCTTTATTTCCCCATCGATAACCACGTGTGTGGACTCGCTGAACGAAAAGCTCGGGACGTTTACAGAGAATCttgtaatgcattttttttttaaatgtttgttttatatcctttttttatttaactaaatAATGgttgtgttaatattgtggagctggaataaaaaaaaaaaacactttggctGTTGTTATCTCGTGCGTCTCCACTGCCagacttttaaaacttttaggttttagttttttttgtgagtCTTAAATCCTCAACATATACACTGAAAACGCCACCCGAGCCAGCAGATGGTTCATTACTTCTTCATGGCCATATGTCAACGTTGCAAGCGTATTTCTCTCATTCTGGGTGTCGAGCTCTAACAGGCTGCCAGCAGCAGCGGCCCCTTAAAGTTTAATATAAACTGTGGTTTGCATGCGTGCAGGGAAACAATATCGACTACAAACTGAAGCGGCCTTGATCATTAGCAACCTTCGTGTGGAAACAGCCTCTGTGGAGGCTGCTGACTGGGTTCATGGGTGAAGGTACATTCATTCTGTGGCCCATAATTAGATCTGCCAGGAGAAGTCGCTGCACAGTTCGCTGCTCCTCGGCTTCGTCATTCTTTGCATTATAAATAGTGTATGTGTGAAGTGGCTCGTGGAGTTAAGAGCGGCTGAGTCTGAAGCCTTTCATCTCCTTGTTCACACCTTCGTCACATCTTTGTGTCAGCTGAAGTGTCGGCTGCCACGTCATtttctcccccgtgtgtgctCTTAAGCTTCACTGATCAACCGTCATGTACTTGATCGTGCCGCTGCTAACAGACACACTCGATGACAACTTTGAGTATTTACCGTAGACCATAGGCGGCTTTATTTGtatagatacatacacacacacgaaggGCGACTCGGTGCgctttacattaaaacaaaataactttAAGcgttaaaatgtacaatttataaCATaaacaatacagtacagtagcGTGACAGAAAGGGGGCCTAAAGTATGATAGTACAgcataaaacaatcatttactctaatattattaaaataatgtaaatgctGAAGATTCAAATTTTAAAATGCTCATTATGAgaaagcagtgtttttaaactggaaCCTGGACGATGAAAATTTgatgttcttttgttttgtttttaaacaggaaggaataatataataaatagccaccagggggcgactctgctgttAGAACATAGAAGTCTAATAAACTTCTACctctcacttcatttataacATCATACATTTTCCTGAGCAGCTCATGGTCTGAAACACTAGCTTTAGCTCttcttttacaaaacatgatattaattatgttcccattcatATATAGGGAGTAAAATAGATAATAAAACACGGTACGTGATTGGACACTAGTGTGaatggtatcgtccaataggaacCTGGTCGCACTTCAACATGGTGCCTGTAATTATCGCTAGCCAGCGCTTTCTCTCCAGGTTTTGATATTGTCGGTTCATTTTCTCAATATGCAAATTGGGCTGTGTGGTTCCTCGCCTGCCATTGGGCCAGGTGGGCGGAGTCTTTGTGCTAACAGGACCGTGATTGGTCTGGCGTGGAAACCGCAGGAAACGCTGTCTTTATTCAGACTGAGCGTCTCTCGGGTTTGAAGCTTCGCTAATCTTTGTGATTGGATTTTGTGATGAGTGGCGCTTAATTTTGTATTTCGGATTAAGGAAATTGAGCACATATTTACCGTTAGTTTCACGAAGTGATTTTATTAACGCACCACGCTTGGTTCTGGTTTTATTTAGAAACaattggtttgtgtgtgttcactcatgtgggtgaggtttttttttgccgtgAGGTTGATCGAGTTATTTTAGTCAGGGTGATTTAGTATCTGTTACTTTCTTCAGACAGTGATAGATTAGCTCTTTCCTTTGAAAAGTCCTATTTCATTTCACTctcttttattaaattttttggCTGAACGGCATCCCCTGCCCATTTTTGCGTTGATTAAGCCACACTTTTAAACTTATTTGTTGAATATTGTTTGTATATTTaacaaatttaatttattatgttGCTTCAAATTCCGCTGATGAGCTCGGTCGTAATCTCGAGGTTTTTCAAAAtagcaattacatttttattgagtGACATCAGGACCCAGTTGTCATTGACTTTCTACCAACATCAGTCTGGTGCAGTCGTCTGTGGgtgacattttgtttatgtCGCCCCCAAAGTGGAGTAAAAGAAGGCActgtggcttagctggtcaaagCATCTGTCTTGTAAACAGAAGaccctgggttcaaatcccagcagtgcctcAAACCAGTATTTCTTAATCAAAGGTCAAAAAAAGAGTTGGGGGAACTCAGTGGGTAATcttaggaaggtttctagtagaggacaAGACTAATAAAGAAGTTATTTAAATatcagaatgagccttttatatttatatcaggagtcATTTGGTTCAGCTCCATGGAGACTGCGATTTTGGACCACCCTGTTTTTACAATAGCGcttaatggacaaactaaacatgtaTTGAGTTTTGAGGTTAAATGACGGCTGCATGGTTTCCCCAACACACCTGTAAgagagggatattcagctgaaACATGCAacgttacacactgtacctttaataaAAGACACTTGTGCAGATGCATTTACAGGCAGCCCTTTGCAGCCCACGCTCACGTCCTTGTCACATGACAGTGGCGGACATCTCCCTTTACAGCAagtgtcatatttgtttttttattttactcttcttctttttttctccgaTATCTGATGCAGTGAAGACATTtgagtatatagtatatataatattatataatatacgAGTATATTA
Coding sequences within:
- the furinb gene encoding furin (paired basic amino acid cleaving enzyme) b, whose translation is MDARVALLYLWTVLVLLIAELKGTDAAEVYTNTWAVQINGGPEEADRIAREHGFSNLGNVFGDYYHFRHHAVEKRALSGHRGMRVTLQKEPQVLWMEQQVVRKRKRRDVYEDPTDPDFPKQWYLSNPTHQDLNTKEAWVQGFTGRGVVVTILDDGIEKDHPDLVNNYDPEASYDVNDGDTDPQPRYTQRNENRHGTRCAGEVAASANNSVCGVGVAYNAKIGGVRMLDGDVTDIVEAHSLSLNPQHIHIYSASWGPEDDGKSLDGPAKLAQEAFLQGITKGRSGLGSIFVWASGNGGREQDNCNCDGYTNSIYTLSISSTTQSGNVPWYSEPCSSTLASTFSSGNPGEKQIVTTDLRHKCTDSHTGTSASAPLAAGIIALALEANMNLTWRDMQHLVVRTSQPGYLSAGDWKTNGVGRRVSHSYGYGLLDASAMVAMAQNWTTVGPQHQCVHTMLEEPRDIGNKLVFSKSVDACWGRPDYVSSLEHVQARLTLSHNQRGKLAIHLISPLGTRSTLLFPRPNDFSSEGFNNWAFMTTHSWDEDPQGEWTLEIENVAANGRDYGVLKQLTLTLWGSGPSVVNPSSSDFPRPSNNSCKTFDAQQICIECSPGFSLFLQGCIKLCPPGFTSGPQLLNLSLENWVDLSSIQACLPCNPACLTCSGTGPTDCLSCPPHSHLVLTSCLHQSQVQRKSPLAGGQQGGASQREQEIPAAADDNSQEGEEPPGLSVAPSNQLPAVVAVLSCAFILAAFIGVFLLLQMRSGGTFLGWRTKLPSVFSETRGVRVGFGFGFGQGQERKTRICYKGIPTVWGDEDMIAYESESDSEEVDGHSERTAFIKTHSSL